In Dysidea avara chromosome 3, odDysAvar1.4, whole genome shotgun sequence, a single window of DNA contains:
- the LOC136251883 gene encoding uncharacterized protein isoform X2, with protein sequence MERLWSFLRPFSRMSKEMGSSHRIDVLSDAILYYGHKAIDNIGKLISKRFDHAQTLNGECDKELNELMEMSPVPFTIDNVAKWEQEERSQLLEDLNSVNVRFFESWKAKYVKLIDLHAEIREENTHLVSQLCEQLNDYEDKLSGFEHSHGVNQRWSPSSTEYHEVKALVASENRTHLLIKIEQAARERWFLLRLKAKYADGLSIAVRLSRRITTVNSHMKAMLNNFNEGLPVDDRMSWEAACNIHHHSYTASLTNPVDSIPLEVKHEAVQKFQTIVRSNEEMMLLTQEMSNCLEYYEKQILQLTSNHQGIMQLMNSKQSQDINKLSGCSCLIAKKIALFSRKHSDLQSIFQQYIPGMSVYIYSVF encoded by the exons ATGGAAAGATTGTGGTCTTTTTTAAGACCATTTAGTCGTATGTCAAAGGAAATGGGTTCCTCTCATAGAATCGACGTCCTTAGTGATGCCATACTATATTATGGTCACAAGGCAATAGACAACATTG GTAAACTGATTTCAAAACGTTTTGACCATGCTCAAACCTTAAACGGGGAGTGTGACAAAGAACTGAATGAGTTGATGGAGATGTCACCAG TGCCATTCACTATTGACAATGTAGCAAAATGGGAGCAAGAGGAGAGATCTCAGCTTTTAGAAGATTTGAACA GTGTGAATGTAAGATTTTTTGAAAGCTGGAAAGCTAAATATGTTAAGCTTATTGATTTACATGCAGAGATTCG TGAAGAAAACACTCACTTAGTTTCTCAACTTTGTGAGCAATTGAATGATTACGAAGATAAGCTTAGCGGTTTTGAGCATAGCCATGGTGTTAACCAGAGGTGGTCACCTTCATCCACTGAATATCATGAGGTTAAGGCTCTGGTTGCATCAGAAAACAGAACACATTTGTTGATAAAAATTGAACAAGCAGCAAGGGAAAGATGGTTCTTATTGAGATTGAAAGCAAAATATGCTG atggcctttcaattgCTGTTCGGCTAAGTAGACGTATAACCACTGTCAACAGCCACATGAAAGCAATGTTGAATAATTTTAATGAAGGATTACCAGTTGATGACAGAATGTCATGGGAGGCTGCATGTAACATTCACCACCATTCGTACACAGCTAGTCTTACTAATCCTGTTGACTCAATCCCTCTTGAAGTGAAGCATGAAGCTGTGCAGAAGTTTCAAACTATTGTGAGGTCTAATGAAGAAATGATGTTATTAACACAGGAAATGTCTAATTGCTTAGAATATTATGAAAAGCAAATATTACAGCTAACTAGCAATCATCAGGGAATCATGCAGCTAATGAACAGTAAACAATCTCAAGATATTAATAAATTATCTGGATGCAGCTGTCTGATTGCAAAGAAAATTGCCTTATTTTCTAGAAAACATTCGGACCTGCAAAGTATCTTTCAACAATATATACCAGGTATGTCTGTATATATTTACAGTGTATTCTAA
- the LOC136251883 gene encoding uncharacterized protein isoform X1 yields MERLWSFLRPFSRMSKEMGSSHRIDVLSDAILYYGHKAIDNIGKLISKRFDHAQTLNGECDKELNELMEMSPVPFTIDNVAKWEQEERSQLLEDLNSVNVRFFESWKAKYVKLIDLHAEIRVSISSINVSEENTHLVSQLCEQLNDYEDKLSGFEHSHGVNQRWSPSSTEYHEVKALVASENRTHLLIKIEQAARERWFLLRLKAKYADGLSIAVRLSRRITTVNSHMKAMLNNFNEGLPVDDRMSWEAACNIHHHSYTASLTNPVDSIPLEVKHEAVQKFQTIVRSNEEMMLLTQEMSNCLEYYEKQILQLTSNHQGIMQLMNSKQSQDINKLSGCSCLIAKKIALFSRKHSDLQSIFQQYIPGMSVYIYSVF; encoded by the exons ATGGAAAGATTGTGGTCTTTTTTAAGACCATTTAGTCGTATGTCAAAGGAAATGGGTTCCTCTCATAGAATCGACGTCCTTAGTGATGCCATACTATATTATGGTCACAAGGCAATAGACAACATTG GTAAACTGATTTCAAAACGTTTTGACCATGCTCAAACCTTAAACGGGGAGTGTGACAAAGAACTGAATGAGTTGATGGAGATGTCACCAG TGCCATTCACTATTGACAATGTAGCAAAATGGGAGCAAGAGGAGAGATCTCAGCTTTTAGAAGATTTGAACA GTGTGAATGTAAGATTTTTTGAAAGCTGGAAAGCTAAATATGTTAAGCTTATTGATTTACATGCAGAGATTCG AGTTTCAATCAGTTCAATCAATGTCAGTGAAGAAAACACTCACTTAGTTTCTCAACTTTGTGAGCAATTGAATGATTACGAAGATAAGCTTAGCGGTTTTGAGCATAGCCATGGTGTTAACCAGAGGTGGTCACCTTCATCCACTGAATATCATGAGGTTAAGGCTCTGGTTGCATCAGAAAACAGAACACATTTGTTGATAAAAATTGAACAAGCAGCAAGGGAAAGATGGTTCTTATTGAGATTGAAAGCAAAATATGCTG atggcctttcaattgCTGTTCGGCTAAGTAGACGTATAACCACTGTCAACAGCCACATGAAAGCAATGTTGAATAATTTTAATGAAGGATTACCAGTTGATGACAGAATGTCATGGGAGGCTGCATGTAACATTCACCACCATTCGTACACAGCTAGTCTTACTAATCCTGTTGACTCAATCCCTCTTGAAGTGAAGCATGAAGCTGTGCAGAAGTTTCAAACTATTGTGAGGTCTAATGAAGAAATGATGTTATTAACACAGGAAATGTCTAATTGCTTAGAATATTATGAAAAGCAAATATTACAGCTAACTAGCAATCATCAGGGAATCATGCAGCTAATGAACAGTAAACAATCTCAAGATATTAATAAATTATCTGGATGCAGCTGTCTGATTGCAAAGAAAATTGCCTTATTTTCTAGAAAACATTCGGACCTGCAAAGTATCTTTCAACAATATATACCAGGTATGTCTGTATATATTTACAGTGTATTCTAA